A single window of Paenibacillus sp. FSL H8-0537 DNA harbors:
- a CDS encoding tail fiber protein: protein MDAFIGEIRLFTGNYAPEGWAFCHGQQVSLPHNQVLYSVLGGAFGTDKKTYFTLPDLRGLVPIHQGSGAGLTPRQCYEKGGSMTETITTSEMPNHTHQLNAHTTGNTMDASNNIWATTPRGTTVSVYNEEQPDASMHPNAITASGGSQAHNNMQPYLAINYIICITDGIYPVKNQ, encoded by the coding sequence ATGGACGCTTTTATTGGAGAAATTCGTTTATTTACAGGAAACTACGCTCCGGAGGGCTGGGCCTTTTGTCATGGACAGCAGGTTTCTCTCCCGCACAATCAAGTATTATACTCGGTATTAGGAGGTGCTTTTGGCACGGACAAAAAAACGTATTTTACACTGCCTGATTTGCGGGGCCTCGTACCGATACATCAAGGCAGCGGAGCAGGTCTGACTCCGAGGCAGTGCTATGAAAAGGGCGGCAGCATGACAGAAACGATTACCACCTCTGAAATGCCAAATCATACACATCAGCTGAATGCTCATACAACGGGCAATACGATGGATGCATCCAATAATATATGGGCGACTACACCGCGCGGTACTACAGTTAGTGTGTATAATGAGGAACAACCGGATGCGAGCATGCATCCGAACGCTATAACTGCAAGCGGAGGGTCTCAAGCGCACAATAATATGCAGCCATACTTAGCGATCAATTACATTATCTGTATAACTGATGGCATTTATCCGGTTAAAAACCAGTAG
- a CDS encoding L-lactate dehydrogenase, with product MKKSRIVVIGAGAVGSTTAYTLLLRNRMDELVLIDANEKKAIGDALDMNHGMPFLGGTKVWAGTYEDCKGADIIIITAGVAQRPGEERIQLLKRNVAIFDQIIDEVLKYNDDGILLIASNPVDVMSYFSLRKSRWPVNRVIGSGTLLDSARFRYLIGEELNIDPRSVHAPIIGEHGDSELPVWSLSNVAGTELGLNDEQKDRIFTGTRDAAYQIIEAKGATYYAIALALDRICTAILQDEGAVLNVSTLLDNYLGVSDVYIGVPCVVDRTGIRNVLELTLSDEETALFQKSANKLKGLIESIRDEMA from the coding sequence ATGAAAAAATCAAGAATTGTTGTCATTGGCGCTGGGGCTGTAGGCTCGACAACCGCCTATACGCTTCTGCTTCGCAATCGCATGGATGAGCTGGTGCTCATTGATGCCAATGAGAAAAAAGCAATCGGCGATGCGCTCGACATGAACCACGGCATGCCGTTCCTTGGCGGCACGAAGGTATGGGCGGGCACTTACGAGGACTGCAAAGGCGCGGACATCATTATTATTACGGCGGGTGTAGCGCAGCGTCCGGGCGAAGAGCGCATTCAGCTGCTGAAGCGCAACGTTGCGATCTTCGACCAAATTATTGATGAAGTCTTGAAATATAATGACGATGGCATTCTGCTCATTGCTTCGAACCCCGTAGACGTCATGAGCTACTTCTCCCTGCGAAAATCGCGCTGGCCCGTCAACCGCGTCATCGGTTCGGGTACCCTGCTCGACAGTGCGCGCTTCCGCTATCTGATTGGCGAAGAGCTGAACATTGATCCGCGCAGCGTCCACGCGCCGATTATCGGGGAGCATGGCGATTCCGAGCTGCCGGTATGGAGCCTGTCGAATGTTGCGGGTACGGAGCTTGGGCTGAACGACGAGCAGAAGGACCGGATCTTCACCGGCACACGCGATGCCGCTTACCAAATTATCGAAGCAAAAGGCGCAACGTATTACGCCATCGCTTTGGCGCTTGACCGCATCTGCACCGCTATTCTGCAGGATGAAGGCGCTGTGCTGAACGTATCAACCCTGCTCGACAACTACCTCGGCGTATCCGATGTGTACATCGGCGTTCCATGTGTCGTTGACCGCACCGGTATCCGCAACGTTCTGGAGCTGACGCTGTCCGACGAAGAAACGGCGCTGTTCCAGAAGTCGGCGAATAAGCTGAAAGGCTTGATTGAGTCGATTCGGGATGAGATGGCATAA
- a CDS encoding chromate transporter, whose product METTTSTKAYGQLSWAMFKTGIFGFGGGPSVIPLIRHEAVTRYDWINDEEFGEILALANALPGPIATKMAAYLGYRLQGWLGALAAVLAHILPSAIAMIALLSAVQILSGSAVVQGMIAAVIPVIAVMLGVMAYEFGNRAVKGLGWVAGLISCALAFLLLQVVNIQDAVVIAAFLLYGAMHFKAAAWVKKWKNNRRDKGNNTSASA is encoded by the coding sequence ATGGAGACGACAACAAGCACCAAGGCATATGGACAGCTTTCCTGGGCGATGTTTAAAACCGGCATTTTCGGCTTTGGGGGTGGCCCTTCCGTTATTCCCTTAATTCGGCATGAGGCTGTGACTCGCTATGATTGGATTAACGATGAGGAGTTTGGCGAAATTTTGGCGCTGGCCAATGCTTTGCCCGGACCGATTGCGACCAAAATGGCCGCTTATCTCGGCTATCGGCTGCAAGGCTGGCTGGGGGCACTCGCCGCTGTACTTGCTCATATTTTGCCTTCGGCTATCGCGATGATCGCCTTGCTGTCCGCTGTACAAATTCTTAGCGGCTCCGCTGTTGTGCAGGGCATGATCGCTGCGGTTATACCCGTTATTGCGGTTATGCTTGGCGTGATGGCTTATGAGTTTGGCAACCGTGCGGTAAAGGGACTGGGCTGGGTAGCTGGACTAATCAGCTGTGCACTCGCTTTTCTTCTCCTGCAGGTTGTGAATATTCAGGACGCGGTCGTTATTGCCGCATTCCTCCTCTATGGGGCGATGCATTTCAAAGCTGCCGCATGGGTGAAGAAGTGGAAAAACAATCGGCGCGATAAGGGCAATAATACGAGCGCGAGCGCATAA
- a CDS encoding tail fiber protein, which produces MADSYLGEIRLFVGTYAPQGWELCNGQVLKVQDHEALFSLIGATYGGDGRTTFALPDYRGRVPIHMGTSSTGSTFSLKDKGGMETVQLTQAQLPAHTHLAAAQQSAGDEASPAGHFWAASTVKQYYEGTAAPNAAMEQAALSSEGGNQAHNNMMPFMALTYIICIQGTYPMMDH; this is translated from the coding sequence ATGGCAGATTCATATTTAGGCGAAATCAGGCTGTTTGTCGGCACGTACGCGCCGCAGGGTTGGGAACTATGCAATGGGCAAGTGCTGAAGGTTCAGGATCATGAGGCGTTATTCAGCCTTATCGGCGCAACCTACGGTGGGGACGGGCGAACAACGTTTGCCCTACCTGATTATCGAGGGCGCGTTCCCATTCATATGGGTACCAGCTCAACAGGCAGTACATTTTCCCTAAAAGATAAAGGCGGGATGGAGACGGTCCAGCTGACGCAGGCACAGCTGCCAGCCCATACGCATTTAGCGGCAGCCCAGCAGTCTGCGGGCGATGAGGCTTCGCCGGCAGGCCATTTTTGGGCGGCGAGCACGGTCAAGCAATATTATGAAGGAACAGCAGCGCCGAACGCTGCAATGGAACAAGCGGCTTTGTCCTCAGAAGGTGGCAATCAGGCACATAACAATATGATGCCTTTCATGGCGCTAACTTATATTATTTGCATACAAGGCACCTACCCTATGATGGATCATTAA
- a CDS encoding chromate transporter, with protein sequence MDWLDLIIGFFLANILGYGGGPASIPLMYHEIVDRYQWSTDAEFSNILALGNALPGPIATKIAAFVGYDVYGIPGMAIALAATIIPSAVALIFLLKLLQKHRQSPIVKGMTLLVQPVVAIMMLLLTWQMASTAVQSAGLWQTLAIAAVAYWAMERKKIHPAIVICVAFAYGGIVLSQTMA encoded by the coding sequence ATGGATTGGTTGGATTTAATTATTGGTTTTTTTCTGGCAAATATTTTAGGCTATGGCGGCGGCCCCGCTTCCATTCCGCTTATGTATCATGAGATTGTGGATCGTTACCAGTGGTCAACCGATGCTGAATTTTCAAACATACTTGCGCTTGGCAATGCCCTTCCCGGGCCGATCGCTACCAAAATTGCCGCATTTGTCGGATACGATGTATACGGCATTCCGGGCATGGCAATCGCTCTTGCGGCAACGATTATCCCTTCGGCTGTGGCGCTGATTTTTCTGCTCAAGCTGCTGCAAAAGCATCGCCAGTCTCCCATCGTCAAAGGCATGACGCTGCTCGTTCAGCCCGTTGTCGCCATCATGATGCTGCTGCTCACATGGCAAATGGCAAGCACGGCCGTGCAATCCGCCGGCCTCTGGCAGACGCTCGCTATCGCTGCCGTCGCCTACTGGGCGATGGAGCGCAAGAAGATCCATCCAGCGATTGTCATCTGCGTCGCCTTCGCTTACGGCGGCATTGTGCTTTCGCAGACAATGGCTTAA
- a CDS encoding fumarylacetoacetate hydrolase family protein, whose translation MKLVTIHYEGIEQACITLDDRYVLLHTINQLEQTDWAINVFDLLQEGQLDALTAWYSAVGREKLGAMESVPEEAIMPAPLYRNPRKIWGIGMNYVKETVEREKLFAEADPVSFMKPDTSLIGPNMAIELPARQTEHVTAEAELALIIGRTCKNITEAEALDFVAGFAVSVDVTAADIHAKHQRFLTRAKSFDTFFGLGSELITRDEFADLPQLAVETWHNGELAHRNVLANMIYQPAYLIAFHSQVMTLLPGDVILTGTPGAVVIRDGDVIEARIPGFEPLLHPVKAGAPLFSPSPA comes from the coding sequence ATGAAGCTGGTAACGATCCATTACGAGGGTATCGAGCAAGCATGCATCACTCTTGACGATCGCTATGTGCTGCTCCATACGATTAATCAGTTGGAGCAGACAGATTGGGCCATCAATGTGTTTGATTTGCTGCAAGAAGGGCAGTTGGATGCGTTGACGGCATGGTATAGCGCGGTCGGTCGAGAAAAGCTCGGAGCGATGGAGTCTGTGCCCGAAGAAGCGATAATGCCTGCGCCATTATATCGCAATCCCCGCAAAATTTGGGGTATCGGCATGAATTATGTAAAAGAAACGGTTGAGCGCGAGAAATTATTCGCTGAAGCCGATCCCGTCAGTTTTATGAAGCCGGATACTTCGCTTATCGGTCCGAATATGGCGATCGAGCTGCCTGCCCGGCAGACGGAGCATGTAACGGCAGAAGCTGAGCTGGCGCTCATTATTGGACGTACATGCAAAAACATAACCGAAGCCGAGGCGCTGGACTTCGTAGCAGGCTTTGCCGTATCCGTCGATGTAACGGCTGCGGATATTCATGCCAAGCATCAGCGTTTTCTGACGCGGGCCAAAAGCTTCGATACCTTTTTTGGCTTAGGCTCGGAGCTGATTACGCGTGATGAATTCGCGGATTTGCCTCAGCTGGCAGTGGAAACCTGGCATAATGGCGAGCTTGCTCATCGCAATGTGCTGGCTAATATGATTTACCAGCCAGCCTACCTTATCGCCTTTCATTCGCAGGTGATGACGCTGCTTCCCGGCGATGTCATTTTGACCGGGACGCCTGGCGCAGTCGTCATTCGCGATGGCGACGTCATCGAGGCGCGAATTCCCGGCTTTGAGCCGCTGCTGCATCCGGTTAAGGCGGGCGCGCCGCTTTTTTCACCCAGCCCAGCCTAG
- the ggt gene encoding gamma-glutamyltransferase: MNKPITGTKAMVVSPHHLASAAGARILEQGGNAFDAAIAVSACLAVVYPHMTGLGGDSFWLTYAHKEQQVKAYNASGRSGSLATREAYAGEAAIPVRGPRSAITVPGMVDGWHAVHSQYGRLPFAQVLGIAIGYAEDGFPMSPDQYENTVQHAEMLAQVPATAAVYLPQGRAVQAGERFVQRDLAASLRAIAEHGRDAFYKGDIAERIASYLQGSGGLLTKEDFAEHSGEWVTPLKGSYRGHEVYQVPPNSQGFVALMALQMLENYDLKSYGHGSYTYYHLMIEALKLGFRDRNLYLTDPAFAEIPLERLLSSTYAKELAASIKLDEACSIDTKPVGNDTAYAAVVDEEGNTVSFIQSLYFEFGSGVVAGDTGILLQNRGSFFSLEPQHVNRLEPRKRTFHTLMPAMACLNGKPSHLFGTQGGEGQPQTQVAILTRMIDFGMNPQQAVDEPRWVWGRTWGAQTQELKVESRIAGEVIAQLERAGHDVRRMKAFDGIMGHAHAITISPDGVISGGADPRSDGAAIGW; encoded by the coding sequence ATGAATAAGCCGATAACCGGCACGAAGGCCATGGTTGTAAGCCCGCATCATCTTGCTTCGGCAGCAGGGGCGCGAATACTAGAACAGGGCGGCAATGCCTTTGATGCAGCCATTGCAGTCAGCGCTTGTCTAGCGGTTGTCTACCCGCATATGACAGGACTGGGCGGCGACTCGTTTTGGCTCACTTACGCACATAAGGAGCAGCAGGTGAAAGCCTATAATGCCAGCGGACGATCAGGCAGCCTCGCGACGCGCGAAGCTTATGCTGGCGAAGCTGCCATTCCGGTACGCGGGCCGCGCAGCGCCATTACGGTTCCGGGCATGGTTGACGGCTGGCATGCCGTACACAGCCAATATGGGCGTCTGCCTTTTGCCCAGGTGCTCGGCATTGCCATTGGTTATGCAGAGGACGGCTTTCCGATGTCGCCGGACCAATATGAAAATACGGTGCAGCATGCGGAGATGCTGGCACAAGTTCCAGCAACTGCGGCGGTATATTTGCCGCAAGGGCGCGCAGTGCAGGCGGGGGAGCGCTTTGTGCAGCGCGACCTCGCAGCGAGTCTTCGCGCCATTGCGGAGCATGGGCGCGATGCTTTCTATAAAGGCGATATTGCGGAGCGGATCGCGTCTTATTTACAGGGCAGCGGCGGGCTGCTGACCAAGGAGGATTTTGCCGAGCATTCGGGTGAGTGGGTAACACCGCTTAAGGGCTCCTATCGGGGACATGAGGTGTATCAGGTGCCGCCAAACTCGCAAGGCTTTGTGGCGCTAATGGCGCTGCAAATGTTGGAGAACTATGATCTGAAAAGCTACGGGCATGGCTCGTACACGTATTACCACCTCATGATTGAGGCGCTTAAGCTGGGCTTCCGCGACCGCAATTTATATTTGACGGACCCTGCCTTTGCGGAAATTCCGCTTGAGCGCCTGCTGAGCTCTACCTATGCAAAGGAGCTTGCAGCCTCTATTAAGCTGGATGAGGCCTGCTCTATCGATACGAAGCCTGTCGGCAATGATACGGCCTATGCGGCGGTCGTGGATGAAGAGGGCAACACGGTTTCCTTCATTCAGAGCTTGTATTTTGAGTTTGGCTCGGGCGTTGTAGCGGGGGATACGGGCATTTTGCTGCAAAATAGAGGGTCCTTCTTCTCGCTGGAGCCCCAGCACGTGAACCGTTTGGAGCCGCGCAAGCGGACTTTCCATACGCTGATGCCGGCTATGGCATGCCTGAACGGCAAGCCAAGCCATCTGTTCGGCACACAGGGTGGCGAAGGTCAGCCCCAGACTCAGGTGGCAATACTTACGCGGATGATTGATTTTGGCATGAATCCGCAGCAGGCGGTGGATGAGCCCCGTTGGGTATGGGGCCGCACATGGGGGGCGCAAACGCAGGAGCTGAAAGTAGAAAGTCGCATAGCAGGCGAGGTTATTGCACAGCTTGAGAGAGCTGGTCATGACGTCCGCCGCATGAAGGCGTTCGATGGCATTATGGGCCATGCCCATGCGATTACGATTAGTCCGGATGGGGTCATTAGCGGCGGAGCCGATCCACGCAGTGATGGCGCGGCTATCGGCTGGTAG
- a CDS encoding Lrp/AsnC family transcriptional regulator, protein MQSKMPPAQAEHAIDDIDRKIIAALHINGRISYTDLAKDIGLSRVAVQARINTLLENGVIERFTAVINPEKIGVTVSAFFNVEVEPKFLHEVADRLSEEPVVTSLYHMTGPSKLHMHGLFTSNQEMELFLKEKLYPLPGIMSVDCQVLINRYKSRMGMRL, encoded by the coding sequence ATGCAATCCAAAATGCCGCCCGCCCAAGCGGAGCACGCCATTGACGATATTGATCGTAAAATCATCGCCGCCCTGCATATTAACGGGAGAATATCTTACACCGATTTAGCCAAGGATATCGGCCTATCACGCGTAGCGGTGCAAGCCAGAATCAATACCCTGCTGGAGAATGGCGTCATTGAGCGCTTCACAGCTGTCATTAATCCGGAGAAGATTGGCGTGACGGTATCGGCCTTTTTCAATGTCGAGGTGGAGCCTAAATTTCTGCATGAAGTAGCAGATCGCTTATCCGAGGAGCCTGTCGTCACCAGTCTGTATCACATGACAGGCCCCAGCAAGCTGCATATGCATGGCCTGTTCACCAGCAATCAGGAAATGGAATTATTTTTGAAAGAAAAACTGTATCCGCTGCCCGGCATCATGAGCGTCGATTGCCAGGTTTTAATCAATCGCTATAAAAGTAGAATGGGAATGAGGCTATAA
- a CDS encoding tail fiber protein, producing MEEWFLGEIRLFAIGYAPAGWAQCNGQMLKVSEHQALFSIIGNKFGGDGKTTFQLPNLQGRAAINPTIDEVFPVYSTGGTETHALTINEIPQHTHSLSASSATSTKGAAASNVWSESSAKPYSNTADGYMSPKAIGMTGATQAHSNMQPYAVANFCIAISGTYPPKN from the coding sequence ATGGAAGAATGGTTTCTTGGCGAAATACGTTTGTTTGCAATCGGCTACGCTCCCGCAGGCTGGGCTCAATGCAATGGACAAATGCTTAAAGTGAGTGAGCATCAAGCTTTATTCTCGATTATTGGCAATAAATTCGGTGGGGATGGCAAAACCACTTTCCAACTGCCAAATCTGCAGGGAAGGGCTGCCATAAATCCAACAATAGACGAAGTATTCCCTGTATATTCGACCGGCGGAACAGAAACGCATGCCTTGACGATAAATGAAATTCCCCAACACACGCATTCGCTGTCTGCCAGCTCGGCCACAAGTACAAAAGGAGCGGCTGCCTCCAATGTATGGAGTGAAAGCAGCGCAAAGCCCTACAGCAACACGGCGGATGGTTACATGTCGCCTAAGGCAATCGGGATGACGGGCGCCACACAGGCCCATTCCAATATGCAGCCCTACGCGGTCGCAAATTTTTGCATTGCAATTTCAGGTACTTATCCGCCGAAAAATTAA
- a CDS encoding amidase: MQHKINDTFHAFIKPELTLPATHKGILDGLRFAVKDVFAIKGHASSAGNPDWLRTHEAADYTASSIERLLAAGATLTGAAHTDELMYSINGQNAHYGTPINPAAPNRIPGGSSSGSAVAVAAGAVDFALGTDTGGSVRVPSAYCGVYGFRPTHGAVAMDGVIPLAPSFDTVGWMAQGSALLLKVGELLLAEDTTETIDAADVLPFSRLLIAEDAWSKAESASAVQLRQLVAELEPAMASAERLTLAPEGLEQWLEVFRTIQGLEIWQSHGEWITREQPAFGPGIAQRFRWASTLQSEDSEEKVEERSSIRAKLRELLGTESLLIIPTIPGTAPDRDISGDAADKQRALTMQLCCIAGLSGLPQVTLPVGEVDGAPIGLSIIAGAGQDLKLLRWLDQHSDLWERSWRPSSGNEGEVRHR, from the coding sequence ATGCAGCATAAAATAAACGATACGTTTCACGCCTTTATAAAGCCGGAGCTCACGCTTCCAGCAACTCATAAGGGCATTCTAGACGGCCTTCGCTTTGCGGTTAAGGATGTGTTCGCAATAAAAGGGCATGCCAGCAGCGCTGGCAACCCCGACTGGCTGCGCACGCACGAAGCAGCGGATTATACCGCCTCATCGATTGAACGGCTGCTTGCCGCTGGAGCGACACTGACCGGAGCCGCCCATACCGATGAGCTGATGTACAGCATCAATGGGCAGAACGCCCATTACGGCACGCCGATTAATCCAGCTGCGCCAAACCGCATACCAGGCGGCTCGTCCAGTGGTTCCGCCGTGGCCGTAGCAGCGGGGGCGGTGGATTTTGCGCTCGGGACGGATACGGGCGGTTCGGTTCGCGTTCCCTCTGCCTACTGCGGCGTATATGGCTTTAGGCCGACGCACGGCGCAGTTGCGATGGATGGCGTCATTCCCCTGGCTCCGAGCTTTGATACGGTAGGCTGGATGGCGCAAGGCAGCGCACTGCTGCTGAAGGTTGGCGAGCTGCTGCTCGCTGAGGACACAACGGAAACAATCGATGCAGCGGACGTATTACCGTTCAGCCGCTTGCTGATCGCAGAAGACGCATGGAGCAAGGCGGAATCTGCTAGTGCAGTCCAGCTGAGACAGCTCGTTGCTGAACTGGAACCAGCTATGGCAAGTGCCGAGCGGCTGACACTAGCCCCTGAAGGACTGGAGCAGTGGCTGGAAGTATTCCGCACCATTCAAGGGCTGGAAATTTGGCAGTCTCATGGCGAGTGGATTACGCGCGAACAGCCTGCTTTTGGCCCGGGGATAGCGCAGCGATTTCGCTGGGCGAGCACCTTGCAGAGCGAAGATAGCGAGGAAAAAGTAGAGGAGCGGAGCAGTATTCGTGCCAAGCTTCGTGAACTGCTCGGTACGGAGAGTCTGCTCATTATCCCAACCATTCCCGGAACAGCGCCAGACCGCGACATTAGCGGAGATGCGGCAGACAAGCAGCGTGCCTTAACGATGCAGCTTTGCTGCATAGCAGGCTTGTCGGGCTTGCCGCAGGTGACACTTCCGGTCGGCGAGGTGGATGGTGCGCCCATTGGGTTATCCATTATTGCAGGAGCAGGGCAGGATTTGAAGCTGCTGCGATGGCTGGATCAGCATTCCGATTTATGGGAACGAAGCTGGAGACCGAGCAGCGGAAACGAAGGGGAGGTGCGACATAGATGA